The Nitrospirota bacterium genomic sequence AGCGGGGCACCTCAAATCGAAGGAAATGTAAAAACACATATCTTAGAAAAAAGGAAAAATAGAAAAACTTGCAACTCCTCCTGAAATATGTTAAATCTTAAGACTGGTGGACATAGATTCTTTAGATATAAGTTAGATATAAAGATTATAGAGAAAGGGAGGCTGATATGCAAAAGACGATTGAAAATCTAACAAAGGCATTTATTGGTGAAAGTCAGGCAAGAAACCGTTACACATTTTATTCAAAGATTGCTCAGAATGAGGGCTTTGATCAGATTTCAGAGATTTTCCTTATAACAGCAGATAATGAGAAGGAGCATGCCAAGTGGTTATTCAGATTAATCAACGGATTAAAGCAAAAGAGTAATGAGAAACTTGATGAAATAACTGTTGAAGCATCAGCACCGACAATGCTTGGAAATACTGCTGAGAATCTAAAGTCAGCAATCGCAGGAGAACATTATGAGTATACCAAAATGTATCCTGAATTTGCAGATGTTGCCGAAAAAGAGGGGTTTCCTGAAATTGCCAGACGTTTAAGGTCAATCGCTAAGGCAGAGGAACACCATGAAGAAAGATATAAAAAATTATTAAAGGAAGTCGAAGGAAACACTGTATTTAAAAAAGACAAAAAGGTCTACTGGATCTGCAGAAAATGTGGATACATGTATGAAGGAACTGAACCACCAGAAAAATGTCCTTCCTGTGACCATGAATCAAACTATTTTCAGATTAAATGTGAAGACTATTAATGGTCTACGACCCATAGGAAAGAATTAGATACATTTTCTTAATGGGATTTAAATGAAAGCTGTAGAAATAAAGCCTGATATCTATTGGGTTGGTGCAATAGACTGGGGTGTAAGGGATTTTCATGGTTATGTTATACCAAACGGGACAACATATAACAATTATCTGATTCTGGACAGAGAGATTACTCTGCTGGACACAGTCAAAGATGATTTCTCTGAAATAACCATTAACAATATAAAGAACCTTATAGAACCATCAAAGATAGTCAATCTTGTGATAAACCACATCGAGCCTGACCATGCAGGCAGTATAGATAAGATTATGGAGATTACACCAGATGCAACTATTTATATAACTGAGAGAGGC encodes the following:
- the rbr gene encoding rubrerythrin: MQKTIENLTKAFIGESQARNRYTFYSKIAQNEGFDQISEIFLITADNEKEHAKWLFRLINGLKQKSNEKLDEITVEASAPTMLGNTAENLKSAIAGEHYEYTKMYPEFADVAEKEGFPEIARRLRSIAKAEEHHEERYKKLLKEVEGNTVFKKDKKVYWICRKCGYMYEGTEPPEKCPSCDHESNYFQIKCEDY